A window of Gossypium raimondii isolate GPD5lz chromosome 7, ASM2569854v1, whole genome shotgun sequence genomic DNA:
ttcatggcaactcggtaatttgctaacttatgaacatatttacctaccaaaatccattttctcttgactatatctctatgtcaattcaaccgattaaataatatttaataagcaaatgtgttaatgcacatacatacttatgaaattaaaataatctcttgtacatatctctatgtcaaatcaaacaattaattcaatctcataagcacataaaatatTACGCGAGGTAACATTGTATTTCTACTTTGAAACAGATcataataatcttgcaagttatgcaaggctaatgtattgttagataccgttgctaatttaacccttagctaacttagatgattaaacatgcaccgaTTAATTAtcatgtcaattaattacaatttcaatctgtttaaataattaattcattagttaccttacaattgtaatgcaagattaatttagtcatggttttacttaatcaaacattttacCGAGGCAATTTTAATAACCCAAGTagatgaaatgcaatcaacctattacgaattaaatttaagccatattaattaaattaaacatatcaacatcataaatattcatagatatgttcataacaacaataattaaattaaaaggataagaaacaagaatcaaatccagtgtttctctgaggcttgactagtttgctctgcTCCTTCTTCTatgcttgttcttgttgaatcgaggcttccacgaacacttgaatgctactccaaatggtggttgaatgactctttttcaagaggtgaaatcggtAAGGcaatggggaagaaaatgaagaataatgaagagagaaaagtgaataatgaatggttttgagatgtgtttgaagtgagcacccaaaggggtatttataggtcgataaggctgctaaaaatagccaaaattAGCAGCCAAAGACTCCCCCATGGccagccacacatgtggcatgtttgaagatttcaaaCATGCTATTTTTAGGTAGGGCCAAATCTTAAAAGGCatgaatagtggaggggtttgaatgcaaattgaaggagtcttcaagggccattttgcaagccaaacaatcagccaaacaagctgattgggtcagcatgtgggacggttttgAGCTGCCCAGTGCTTGGTTGGATTGGTTTTTTTGATTCAGCTCAACTGGgccacttttcataattaattaataataatttatttaacccaaattaaattggattaaaattaaaattaattatattatgaattaatacacataatttggactgtcttaggctaaaaaataaattcaccttgatgcttcaaaattgcttgtCGATTTTGTACTTCTAACAATGCTTGTCGAGCCtcttttcgccctttgtgcaaatctgtcgaaaataatcaaaattaatcaaaatttgatatgaaattaattaaaattcaacatgcccataatttgagtgcaatttaattattttataataattatagatttttcgacaagaattttaccgaaactgCATGAGTTTGAGTTAAAAAGAACATGAAAAATTGTGTATATTTCCGTGTTTCCATGTTCTCACAAACATTCTTTTCAATATGCATGACATCAAGATTGTGCCGGAAAatgtgatgctcccaataagaaaaataaaaaaaatacttctttttttccacaagtccatctcattaggatcatcctctttaTCAGATTCATCATTACTCTGTCAGTCAACATCGCCAACATACGCCTCCCTCggtcttttctttgtttgtgtGTTGGGTGGTTGATTCATCTGTCCATAACTGAAATTGATATCTtttaacatgaacaagattttagATCCATTGGTCTGCTCATGAGCTTCTCTAAACTCTTCAGTACCATCAAATAGAGTGctctaaaatcaaaatctatgaTTTCCATCCACCCATCGATGATGTCCCatataagagaacttcttcccattataCAACCACttcgaacatgtttgtgcagcacaataAGGACAAGCATAACGTCCTTTGGTACTCCCACTAGATAAATTGGCAAAAGCCGGGAAATCATTAATAGTCCACAACAAAGCTACACGCAAAtaaaagttctcctttctcaagaCATCATATGTTTCAACACCCACCCATAACTATttcaactcttcaataagtggctacATATAAATGCCAACATCATTCCCTGGGACCTTTCTCTCTAGGGATAATcataaataagataaaagaaTATTGTTTCATGCAAATCCACAGAGGCAAATTGTAAGGAACAAACACTACAGGTCAAGTACTGTACGAAgtactcatgattttaaaaggattaaatccatcagatgctagcccaagcctcataTTCcgaggatcgcttgcaaagcttgtgAATTtactgtcaaatgatttccaagctacaGAATCCGcaggatgccttaataatccatcatcagTTCGTTCATCATCATGCCACCTCATAGACTCGGCTATCTttgacgacatgaaaagcctttgaagccttggtattagTGGAAAATATCGCAAAATCTTTACTAGCTTCTTTCTTGACTGTGCCTCACCTTCATCCTCATTCACATCTTCTACATTCCTATTCATCTAATGGGATTTACTACAAACATGACAGGACTGTTGGTTTTTCCGATCACCCCAATACGgcatgcagtcatttgggcaactatgaattttgtcGTACCCAATGCCTAAATCCTTTATTactttcttcatatctttgcatgaatgaaggatttttgcaaacggaaacatttctctcaaaaactatAACAGCAGTGTAAAAGAGTTTCTGgcccaccctcccaaacattttggaaattttgatccctcataaaatttttcattcatttcattaagtaACTTGTAGATTTTCGTCGCTTTTCCATTTGGCACTTGATCAGCACTTCTTCTCGTTTCGGTAAAAGTATTTCCACCAATATCACAATCATTAGATGCAATAATTTTAGGTGGAAACGTTTGCAAACCATGACTATGCATATTAAAttcatcccgcaacataccctCCATGTCATCTTCTCTAACAGACTAATGGTGAGCATTATGATGATAGTCGAATTAATCGTTGAAAAGGTTCTACGAGGTGTACACTCTCAatggaaaaaccattttttataccCGCGAATAAAGCCATCAACAATTAAATGTTCGTAGACAACTTCACAAATATGCCAATTGATGTTGCCACACTTCTTatacgggcaaagaatcatattctcttggcttgcattttgaaatgaaaaatttagaaaagtttgtactccatttcgatagtcGTTGCTTACCTTTGACAAATCCATCCAACTCTTATCCATTTCATAATTCTTGAAGTTtaaagttgataataaattaCGGTTACTTAAGTGTTCTAAATAGATTTAAATCATGTCATTGtactaaaatagataatatatatcAAGTATCTAATTCGGTTGTTTTCTAATTCTCTATTtctaaataaaacatataagtaataaatttaccacaaccaaatcaaataaacaagcaatttcaaattttaattcaattaaattaaaacatgtaagtAACAAGAGGTACTTACAAATGCAATTAAGGAGAGCTATAAAATGGATTTGTTTGATTAGGCAATTCAAATGAGTCTATCGAATACTTCTTTTGTAGGGATCCTTATAACAAGAATAGTTAAAAAAGTCATATAACTCCTAAAACAAGAATAGTGaaatgagataattattaaaaaatgtcATGATATTACTTTGTTAATTGCACTTATGGAGATAGCTGCACTTGCAACCCTAGCAATTGtaaatgagaaaaaaagaaaaaaaactaagcaTATTATGGAAgttgatctaaataatatatgatgtatttgggtttttattattagaataaAGCAGCCAGGGTTCATTGTATCCATGGTTGCTTGGTttgtgtatgtgtgtgtatgtatatatatatagtgaaaTGAAAGTATTTTAACTAGCTTTGTTGTGTTACTGCCATGCTATATAACTGATGAATGAATGAAGCAAAGCTCTATTTGGCTTTTGCTTacaatatttctttttctttttatctttcaatgccatttggtttggaaaggttaaattaattttatatttttagtgtatttaaatttattaaattacttttaatattataattattaatttcaaggaatttgagtaattaattaaagaatataaataaaatttataattttataacaggataaattttaaaattgaacatcATTATGCTTGTGGTGTCgtgtaaatgtatatatatgaaatcttaattttattttaattgtgcgtatttaaaaataactctatcgttttattttaaaattacataaatataattatatatgaaagtaatatataaatatatgatgttatatcaataattatattcatgtttaagaaaattaaattaaattaatccaaCAAGAACATCAAATCCCTAGAAAGGGGGAATTTCAATACCAAAGGCGAAAAAGGAATCAAGTAcaattagattaaaaacaacaacaaattcagctctaacttaactaaaatcaatggaattaacaaagaaaatatgaaaaaaattaaggaaaaaaaaacctagagtagcaaaataaacatatcaaacaatGGAAATTTGGTTCCAACAAAATTTCAGAAATGAAGAACAgaaaaaatcaagaattaaaacaaaaatttagaaaacaaaatcgaaagcagaaaagaaaatagtttaTTAGATTACcttgaaataaaaaggaattgGGGAGGGGGAAGCTGGGTTCTTTGAAATGGGTAAGAGTAACCACTAAGAAGAGATAAGAGATGGCCACacagatatgtatatatatatatatatatatataaacaaaaaaccACCTTTAAAATGCTTATATTTTATGGATTCTTTTTGGGAATTTCATTGTACTGATTTTGTAGCATAGTACTTTGAAGGCAAAGGTAAAAGTGGAGAAAAGGGTAAAGCGTTGACCCTTCAACCACGAGCTGAGTTCATTTGAATATTGTAGAGATTTCAATTTTTAGCCCCTTTTCAAAGTTAGGGAATTGGGGAAAatactaagggtgagtttggatgagcGGTGTGTTTATCTGCGGttaatgtaaaaatagcggtggcggtgagattagatactgtagcgatactatAACGGGAGagaaaaagtaaactaaacacaccgcaccgcacccaatcgcccatccaaacccaccctaagttaAGGATTTGGGGAAAATGATTGGGGGAATAAAAGTTAGGGGCCAGCTATCAAAACAATATcgtttcaataaaaattaaaaattatttgcgGCGTTAATGGGCAAAATGccgctattactttacctttaGCAGTGTTTATGAAAAAAACGTCGCTATCATTTTCAACCTTTTGTGGCGTTTATGCAAAAACGCTTCTATTGCTTTACTTTTTGCGGCATTTATgggaaaaacgccactaacgTTGCTCCCATTCGGTGTAACTTTGCGGCGCGTAGCATAAAACGTCGCTAAATATGTACTATTTGCGGCGCTATTTCCATTAACGCCATTATATAACGACTTATTGCGGTGTTTTTCGGTTAACTCCACTAATGGTATATATTTGTGGCTTTTTCAATACAATCGCCGTTACAAGTTCAACCTTTACGGCCTTTTTgatccaaacgccactaaaaactcCGCTAAAAGCTTAATTTGCTGTAGTGAGAGCACCCCATTCGAACCCGGTGCCTTGAGACTTCTCATCCAAAAAAAGAGCATAACTGATTTCTTCTAAAgttagggccagttcttcattgcttttgaaaagtgcttttcaaaagtgttgtggaaaagtgcttttcagaagtgcttttgagaagtacttttgaaaattttgagtgttTGGCATTGCTgttaaaaagtgcttttgaagaataaaatgtccattttagacatgatattataaagtaacaaatatgtatttaaataatgtttaaattagttaatattatgatattttagcaaaaatatcaaaaaaaattattataacttattgttaatattttaatatataatattaattttaaatatttctaagtaattaaaattatttatttattaaatttaattagaatatataaactatatttaaatatttaaatataataattaaatatttgtaattagatattgacacaattgtattattataaaaaatatttttatttttaattaatgcttttaacacatttgtcttattttattttaaaatgtatttgaatatataactcatattatatgtaaacataacatagaaaacataaacctaacaaattaaaatattacatatatttggattgaagttttaaaaagggataatatttatatatcaaatataaatactaaaaattttacaatagcatttacaatttaaagtgaattcattaaactagaagctatagcatctcttgttaattccatttcaaaaccactAAAATTGTTTGATTCACCGTCATCATCACTATCATCGTCGtcgtcgtcatcatcatcaCTTTCTCGACCATTCGCATTTTCTGAATCAATATTATTCTCATATGCCGAGTTAATATCTTCGTATTCCATAAAATCTGCATCATTTCGACCGACATGTTTTCGGATAAAATTGTGTATCGTCATTGTAGCAACAACGATCATCGTTtgcttttcaaaactataacttGGCATATCCCTTAAAATggcccatttttttttcaaaacaccaaaagttCGTTCAATCACACTACGTAATGATGAATGTGAATGATTGAATACCTCTTCTTTACCGAGATCTGGGTCTACCTCTACTAAGTCGTAAATGATATCGCTGACCTCTATATGGTCCAAGATAACCTTTCATTTGAGGATACCCAGAatcaacaagataatattttcctacaagtcataatataacaaacaattaattcaagatttttttaataaaaattaacaattaaagaacttatactttattatttaaaaaatcacatataagTAAAATATCTAACCATTTGGAGGGTGCggaaatttgtattttggatCTCGAATTGCATCAAGAAATATTCTAGTGTCATGTGCCGATCATTCCCATCCAGCCATGACAAATGTGaaacacatattaaaatcacataccGCCATAACATTTTGAGTCGGGATACCTTTTCTTCCAATATAggaatttgttcatttggtgGAAGAATAGCATAATGTGAGTACCATCAATTGCACCTATGCAATCctgaacaaataataatattaatctcGTGCATATTTTTAGTCgaccaaatatattaaaatataataatataaaattaaattttaaccttaaaatgcGGCATATATCTAGAATCATTACGTATTTGTTCGGGTATTGAGCTAAAAAAAGGATCTTCGAGTGCAATTAGATCAGTGGCCATCCTTGAAACTTTCTCAAGCACAACTGCAAAGTGTCGACTTATTGTTGATCCAGACctttgaaatctttctcgacatTGGGAAACTTTTGCACCGGTGCCCaagatgtataaaaaaattcacaacaTTTTAGTAGAAGATATGTTTCTTGAAGTTTGCAAGTTGTATCTTGTCTCCAAAACTCTCAGCAAACTTGTGAATACCATTTTAGACatcctaaaattaatcatacaacGTGATTCGTGACCGTCAAGGATCTCTCGGATCCATGTCTCACCTGATTGTTTTGAATCCATGCATGGTTGCCTCAATATATACTTCTCGTAATATAATTGCACGGAAGAAGATGCAACAACAAATAATCGGTTAAAACATTCCATGCGTTGtaaaatctctttcttttccctttcatcGTCACTTTCATCACCGCTATAATCATCGACTGTACTCATCACctgtgaaaaaaatttatatccaaaatcacatataaacaactattgataaaactaatttagtaaaaaataagtagaatataaattcaatatctaaagaccaaacataaacaacttttaataaaactagatttcacataaataagtagaacataaattcaatatccaaaaaccaaacataaataactattgATAAAACTAGTTTAGCATTGTTGTTTAGTCACATAATAGATAGCTTTAAACCCTATAAGAtcagaaaattttcaactatccTCCATTTCCGTCTTAAGCCACAAAGCTCTAATCTTgggattaattgataaaaacataatttgctTGTCCTTATTGAGCAATAATCTAAGTGCGAAAAAGTATAGCGGACTAGCTTCGGAACTTCTTCGACATCTTTGTCAAGCATTTTGACCGCTGTGGAATACCAAATGGATCCATAACAGAGTCAAACTAGATGTGGCTTGACTCATCTTGTCACCGCATtgcataatttttctatttgattggACAATCTTGCAACCCTCCAATTTGCTTTGAGGATTTCTTTCTTCCAGTTTAAAATGTGAACTTGACATCTCggggtttttcttttctctgctgtttccatcaatttgaacatcatttgaaatgtgaacatcatttaaaatgtgaacatcatttctcatattttcttcttcattctcttCAGGTATTTCATTGTTAACATCCTCCAAAAAATCAGTAGGGAGTGTACCAGAAGAAGGTGCCCATGCTTTATCACCTGTTGCAACTATCCCCATGAACATTTGGTCCAACTTCCCTTCAAATTCAGGATCAATGCCCgatgttttaaagtttttagcTTCAGGCACAACCTACATATAAAATGATagtttaataacaataattatcaataacatcataaataaggaaaaaaaaatatttagaattattaatgtACCTGGAGCCTACTCTCCCACCATTCATCCGATGCATCAACGGTTCTTTTTATAGGATTCCACCCTAATCCAGTATCTTCGCCTTTAAGTTTTTTCCAAgctttccattctttttttagGGCATCCCACCTATTTTTAAATTGTCTTTGTGAAAAACCCTTGCCCGTTTCTTTCTCAAAGTTTGTCATTATTTTCAACCATCCATCTCTTGTGAAATGAGTACCAGGCCTGTTGCCTTTCAATATCtctttaatacaaatatcacaaaatatttCTATCAATCTCTTATCCCACATTGCTTTTACTTTTTCATCACTAACTTCAATAGCCGAAGCACTCATCTATTGCGTATACGAACAAATTCGTTTCAGCCAGTAAagcaatcaagaaaatcaaatgtcacataagtatatatgtttacatgtgtatcaaaattttaactatatacATGAACAAATAAcagtaataatgataataatgaaataatccaataaattgattaacatggtaaaatgatataactttatcattaccatcattaaaaaatgaaaaaaaatcaccaGAACACATACTAAAATTACTCTTGATGAACATTTATAGGCACAagtttgtaattaatatttatgtaattataagtttgtaattaatatttatgtaattaaaaatagtttgtaaTTAAGatgattattaattattattgcttgtgaataaattttaaagtgatttgtGAGATTTTAGTCCCTTTGTTTCATTCAAGAAAATCTAACTcagttttgtttcaaaaaaaaaaaatcaactcagtCAAAAGACCTTTTACATTCTTTTCTTCTCTCACGCCTCCTCTGCCGTTCTCTCATTCTCTTCGATAAATTTTTCTCCCCCCATCTTttatatcttcttctttttttccccttcttttaCCTAATTGCTTCCCAAATGTCTCTTTAGATTGCTTGGGACTTAGCCCAAACCCTGGTTTGTAACCTAGGAATGGATTTATGGACAGATGACTTTAAATGGTTTGTTTGGTTTCTCATTCGAAGTGCTATCTATGGATATATTTTGTATCATGCATTCTGCTTCCTTAGAAGAAAAGTTCCAGGAGTTCTTGGTTATGGACCTATACGTAAATATCCAAACATGAGAAAACTGCGGAGAGTGGTATTATTTCCTTCCCTTTTTAATATTGCCTTTtactttattctatttttttgttataactaCAGAGTTTTTATGAGTGCAAATTCTTATGATGCTGTTTTGGTAGAGGTTTTCTTGTGGCTTTGTTAGGCATTTGTTTTCTATACAATGGACTTTTGTGGTCTGGTATTAAGATTGTTTTTATCTTAGTTTGCAGAAAGGCTATTTTAATTATAGGTGGAGGAGGATCAAACGCAAGAAAAAGGCTGGCATTGATCCTATAAGAACTGCTTTTGATGGAATGAAGGTTCAATTCTGACACAATTTAAGTATTCAATAACTGGAGTTTTCTATGAGATTATGTTTTTATGCAACATTCTGACATTATAGGACCAATATTTGCTAGGCTACACCTCTAAACTTAGGAACAATGTCCGTTCCCGTGCTTGGGAGCTGGAATCAGTTGTAGTTATCGTGTTGAACGATGCTGCATTGTTAAGGTTACAAGTTTCTGgtcttttttccctttattcCATTAGTTTTTAATAAGGTTGTGGAAAgctgatatttaaaataaatgattataatATCTTTTGTTTCTTAAATATTGTTTCTTAATCAGCAGATTCAGCTATGATCTTCTAGAAGCCTCtgaatttattttacattgcCTTCTTATTTAGGGATTTAGGTTAGCTAGGTTGAGTTCTACACCACCTAGATTTTAGTTTGTTTTGGGGaacattacaaaataatttcatacaCTTAATTTTTGGCATATGGtgttaatgaaaaagaaaaataaggtataaaatatatgttttaaatatttttcacatcTACTAATGCTATGTTATCCCACTCCATCAGTTCTATGTGCCATTTTATCTTAGTTGGCAAAGAGATGCAAAGTGTTAAACCACATGGCATTTTTTATCCAGCTAAGGGCTTTAATTGGATATAAATAACTGTTAAGGAGCTCAATTTATTGCAGTAAAAAGAATAGGCACTTTgatgatatatttaattaattagtcatttACAGAGCTATTTGAAAAGGATGGATCAATAGTACTTTGAAATAGAGTTTCAAAAAAGTGTTCAGCATTTTTCAGACATTTTGATTTCAAGTTTCTGTTTTTATGCTTGGAAAgccaatttttagcttttacaGAAGCTCAATggctcttctttttctttccctcctGTAGGATCCAACCCTATATTCGTGTTAGTTGAGCTTTTTGATGTACAGACTCTAGAAGCTGGGCCAAACTAGAAAATGTTCTTCTCATATTAGTATCATGTAATCATTTTAAGATCATATGATATGACACAAGAAGGAAAGAGTTGAGAATATAGAGTGAAACAATGTTgctttctctctttatttttctttaagtatTCGCGTCTAATGCATATGCGGACATAAGTATAGAGATATGAACATAATATTTGTCCTCTATTATATACTTGGATAGTTTTAGCAATCTCTCCCATTTTATGGAAGACCAGTAATCAACTGGAAGAAAAATTATGCAATCAATGTCATGAACATAATATCTGTCCTCTGTTATATATTTCTGAGGTTAATGTGATTTGAAACTATTTTAAACTATTCAACTATAAAAATGTTGCATTTTAACTTGTTAGCATGAGCATGTAAATTAATCTGTGCATTGTAAAGATCCTTCACTTGAATTATTAGATTATACGAACCAATCAGTTTTGAAGTATTTCGACGATATGTTTCTTATATTCGGCCTATCAATGGGGTTAAGAATGTCATAAACTCTTAATCTATTACTGAAAATTGCAATAACTGTGATATT
This region includes:
- the LOC105784699 gene encoding uncharacterized protein LOC105784699, encoding MSASAIEVSDEKVKAMWDKRLIEIFCDICIKEILKGNRPGTHFTRDGWLKIMTNFEKETGKGFSQRQFKNRWDALKKEWKAWKKLKGEDTGLGWNPIKRTVDASDEWWESRLQVVPEAKNFKTSGIDPEFEGKLDQMFMGIVATGDKAWAPSSGTLPTDFLEDVNNEIPEENEEENMRNDVHILNDVHISNDVQIDGNSREKKNPEMSSSHFKLEERNPQSKLEGCKIVQSNRKIMQCGDKMSQATSSLTLLWIHLVMSTVDDYSGDESDDEREKKEILQRMECFNRLFVVASSSVQLYYEKYILRQPCMDSKQSGETWIREILDGHESRCMINFRMSKMVFTSLLRVLETRYNLQTSRNISSTKML
- the LOC105784700 gene encoding probable inactive ATP-dependent zinc metalloprotease FTSHI 5, chloroplastic isoform X2 → MDLWTDDFKWFVWFLIRSAIYGYILYHAFCFLRRKVPGVLGYGPIRKYPNMRKLRRVKGYFNYRWRRIKRKKKAGIDPIRTAFDGMKATPLNLGTMSVPVLGSWNQL
- the LOC105784700 gene encoding probable inactive ATP-dependent zinc metalloprotease FTSHI 5, chloroplastic isoform X1, translated to MDLWTDDFKWFVWFLIRSAIYGYILYHAFCFLRRKVPGVLGYGPIRKYPNMRKLRRVKGYFNYRWRRIKRKKKAGIDPIRTAFDGMKELKDCIKGLLYLVGVVEHRIQVFRTDGYG